The Beijerinckiaceae bacterium RH AL1 genome has a segment encoding these proteins:
- a CDS encoding Alpha/beta hydrolase (ID:RHAL1_01277;~source:Prodigal:2.6), which translates to MRTSDVDIVIAPGIGGGTDEHWYSRWEAKLPTARRIVQADWDHPTLAAWTRELVDAVEAAGKPVVLVGHSLGVRTIAHAADRIAERVVGAFLVAPPAARALREIPEIDLAFRDDRATTLPFPAVLVASRDDPYCTYAEAEALATAWGATLVDAGTSGHLNHESGHGPWPEGLMRFAGFLKSLS; encoded by the coding sequence ATGCGCACATCCGACGTCGACATCGTCATCGCCCCAGGCATCGGCGGCGGCACCGACGAGCACTGGTACTCCCGCTGGGAGGCCAAGCTGCCGACGGCGCGCCGCATCGTGCAGGCGGATTGGGACCACCCGACCCTCGCCGCATGGACGCGCGAGCTCGTAGACGCCGTCGAGGCGGCTGGCAAGCCGGTGGTGCTCGTCGGCCATTCGCTCGGTGTGCGGACGATCGCGCATGCCGCGGACCGCATCGCCGAGCGCGTCGTCGGCGCCTTCCTCGTTGCGCCGCCGGCGGCCCGGGCGCTGCGCGAGATCCCCGAGATCGATCTGGCCTTCCGCGACGACCGCGCGACGACGCTGCCGTTTCCCGCCGTGCTCGTCGCCAGCCGCGACGATCCCTACTGTACCTATGCGGAGGCCGAGGCGCTGGCGACGGCCTGGGGCGCCACGCTCGTCGATGCCGGCACCTCCGGCCACCTCAACCACGAGAGCGGGCATGGGCCCTGGCCGGAGGGGCTGATGCGCTTTGCCGGCTTCCTCAAGAGCCTGTCGTGA